The following proteins are co-located in the Poecile atricapillus isolate bPoeAtr1 chromosome 2, bPoeAtr1.hap1, whole genome shotgun sequence genome:
- the LOC131576074 gene encoding cytochrome c1, heme protein, mitochondrial — translation MSQIAKDVCTFLRWAAEPEHDHRKRMGLKMLLLSGLLVPLLYYLKRHKWSVLKSRKMIYRPPQVTPGGAPPEFPAPQNRGRG, via the exons ATGTCCCAGATCGCCAAGGACGTTTGCACCTTCCTGCGCTGGGCGGCCGAGCCCGAGCACGACCACCGCAAACGGATGGGCCTCAAG atgctgctgctgtcggGGCTGCTGGTGCCCCTCCTGTATTACCTGAAGCGCCACAAGTGGTCGGTGCTCAAGAGCAGGAAAATGATTTATCGGCCCCCCCAAGTAACGCCTGGGGGGGCCCCCCCCGAGTTCCCGGCCCCCCAAAACCgggggaggggctga